ATCCAAGACGAGACCAGGTCAAGATGAAGGAGCAAGATAccactaaggaaaaacctcccttgccaggcaggcgagcctggcgaggtcGAGGTTGCCCCGAAGACAAGTCTCGAGAtcgccccgacaagcttgccggggatGCCAAGGGCGGCCTACCCCGCCAAGGCTCCAACTGCTCCACCTCACAGCGACGCAAGTCATCGATCGGTGCAGTGTCAAGCCCACAAGTGACTAAGTGGCAGTTATTTGACACATGGCAACCACTTCCgaaggaaatcacctccaaatgatACCCATACATAGACGTGTCAAGCAGACCGACGAGAAAGTGGCCGAACGGCCCGACAGGCCTTGCCGGGCACGCcacgatgtgacactaagcggcgcatttaatgcgctctgctcTGTCTGCAGAGTtacgtatgatagcactgtttgttatctaatcagtacacaatgactgatttgccattgtggtgaccccttgatctataaaaggagggccatggcaaccttagaaaggattcggGCCCTTGTACGCTCATATGCGCGTAGAGCGCTACGTATCCATCACGGTCCTCTCATCAATTCACcgaagcaggagtagagttttacgcctcgcggcagcccgaacctgggcaatCTGCCTTGTCGTGCTGCCTCTGCACTcttcgctctttgtgcaatgtgctcttcCCCTTGCCGAACCATAAGGGGCCGATGGCCCTATAGGTGGCGGTGGTTTCCCACGACAATGATCAATCTCATCTCCTTATGGTAGATCACTCATTGTGAATACGTAAACAACAAGACCGATTTCTGGGAGAAGTTTCTCAACAGGCCCCTCCCCCTCccgcccgcgccgccacccgcgaggcGGCCGGGGCGGGCGCCCAGATCCCGCCGCCTCCggtctcccctcctcctccttcctccctcgccgccgccagggggcACGGCCGGGCTCGCCTGACCGGCGCCGNNNNNNNNNNNNNNNNNNNNNNNNNNNNNNNNNNNNNNNNNNNNNNNNNNNNNNNNNNNNNNNNNNNNNNNNNNNNNNNNNNNNNNNNNNNNNNNNNNNNNNNNNNNNNNNNNNNNNNNNNNNNNNNNNNNNNNNNNNNNNNNNNNNNNNNNNNNNNNNNNNNNNNNNNNNNNNNNNNNNNNNNNNNNNNNNNNNNNNNNNNNNNNNNNNNNNNNNNNNNNNNNNNNNNNNNNNNNNNNNNNNNNNNNNNNNNNNNNNNNNNNNNNNNNNNNNNNNNNNNNNNNNNNNNNNNNNNNNNNNNNNNNNNNNNNNNNNNNNNNNNNNNNNNNNNNNNNNNNNNNNNNNNNNNNNNNNNNNNNNNNNNNNNNNNNNNNNNNNNNNNNNNNNNNNNNNNNNNNNNNNNNNNNNNNNNNNNNNNNNNNNNNNNNNNNNNNNNNNNNNNNNNNNNNNNNNNNNNNNNNNNNNNNNNNNNNNNNNNNNNNNNNNNNNNNNNNNNNNNNNNNNNNNNNNNNNNNNNNNNNNNNNNNNNNNNNNNNNNNNNNNNNNNNNNNNNNNNNNNNNNNNNNNNNNNNNNNNNNNNNNNNNNNNNNNNNNNNNNNNNNNNNNNNNNNNNNNNNNNNNNNNNNNNNNNNNNNNNNNNNNNNNNNNNNNNNNNNNNNNNNNNNNNNNNNNNGGCTGGGGTCCGGCTTCGGGCTGCCGGCGGCTGCGGTGGTTCCTCTCCGTCGTGGGCGTGCGGCGGTGGTGCGGCTCGGCTGGTGGCGGTCCGGCGACCTGGTGATGGTGGCCGGCGGTGCGCGTGTTGGTGGTGCCTCCCTTGGCGGCTTTCGGTGTGGGGAGGAAGGGGAGCGGCTTGGACAGGGGCGGCGGAGCCGACGGCGTGCCGGCTGCAGCGCGAAGGCGGGAACTTTACGGGCCTCTGCGTTCCCGTCCGGGCCTGTGCGGCCACGGGCCTGGTGTGTTCCTGCCATTGCGTCCGGTCAGCTACCGTCTTcggcggtggaggtggggccctcccgcgtgccgatggtGCTGTTGCCTGGTCCCGGCTCCTCTTCTTCATCGTGCCGACCATGCTtcacggtgccgtggtgagacagcgTTGAACGCTTCGTGTCCGGGCTGGCGCAGGGTGAGGGTCTGtttggcggcgagcttcggagtgcCTGAGGTGGAGGTTGGGATCAGGAGAAATCTCTGTTGGCCTGGCCAACATCGACGCGGTGGTGCTTGTGGGTGCCGccagaccttcctggagggcgtcggagCTACCCTTCCTCTCCCCTcaccgtaccgggggaaacccttggcagcagcgtcgtcttcgtcgcgttccttcttggaggtgttgattggtaccggtGCTTCGGAGGCTCGGAGTCTGGTGGGAAATCTCCGGTGGGTGCAGCGGCCACGAGGCTTCTTCGTTTCTTTGTCAATCCGCCGTTGTCGGCGTTTGTTTCTCTtgtattttctctttcttttcttttgggcgtgactgtgctgtttccgccccagcacctatcgttggatggttcggttggttgctttgtatacaaagcgggggaaaaccctttttcggtaaacaACAAGACCACCATTAGCCATGGCCGCGAAGAAAAAAAGCGCCAACACGAACTGATACAAGCGCGCCGCCATTTAATTCTGCCGTTGCAACATACGGGCACATGTGTTAGTAAAATAAAATAGTGAAAAGTCGGACCGAGCGTGTACATGCATACCTTCGGGTCGCCGTCGCACCGAGCGAGTGTCGTGGTGCGTCGGCCGTAaagcgaccccgccgccgccgccaaggcgAAGGCGAACACCGTTCCTATTCCCACGCGCCAGCCTCGACAAGTGTGTGGAGCAGAGCCAGTGAGTAGCGAGCAGCGCTGctgcgctgctgccgccgccgccgccgcagctagGCAGATCTGACAGCCCGACGCCACGGCCAGGGTCCCCCTCCAaagcctgccgccgccactgttccCCCGCTGCCGAAGAGCCAGCTGCCGCGTGCGGAGAGAGAAGCCAGCGCGTGCGAGCGAGCGAGCTCAGCTGCTGCATCGGGGGCGAGAAGAAAAGGGCGGCGCCAACGATCAGGCAGGGGTGCAGCTGCGGTAGCTCGTAGGGGTAGCATCGTAAAAGACAGACGCGCCGGTTGGGCGTGGCAAATCTGCTTGCCGGAAAAGGCCGAGCCGCGAGCCGTTGTTGGCGTTGCCACTTTAGCCAGCTCCAGCCCTGACACGCGCACAGCGCAGCCGAAACGGCTGCTCCCCGTCCCGAGCGCAATAAAAGGGGGCCTCGCTGGCTGTCGCCGCAGCGTATGTACGGGGTTGGATGGAGTCGGCCGACGCAGCGGGAGGGGCGCCCGGGGGCGGGGCGCCGCCGGGCCGCGGCTCCTCGGCCAAGCGCATGCGCGGCGTgattggcagcggcggcggcgacggcatggAGTTGGTGCCGTGGGGGTCGCCCCCGCAGCCGGGCCAGCAGCCGCCGCAGCTCCAGGGGTCGGCGTCGCGGATCTGCCGCGTGAGGGCGTCGGGGGGCAAGGACCGGCACAGCAAGGTGTACACGTCCAAGGGCATCCGCGACCGCCGTGTGCGGCTCTCGGTGCCCACGGCCATCCAGTTCTACGACCTGCAGGACCGCCTCGGCTTCGACCAGCCCAGCAAGGCCGTCGAGTGGCTCAtcaacgccgcctccgccgccatcgaCGAGCTCCCCTCCCTCGACCCGGCCGCCTTCGCCAACATGCCGGCCGACCACCAGGCCGCGCCCCGCGCCGGCAAGCAGCAGCAGCCGCAGGGCAGCAGGTCCCTGTGCAGCAGCACCTCGGAGACCAGCAAGGGGTCCGAGCTCTCGCTCTCGCGCTCCGACGGCCGCGTCGGCGGCGGCTCCTCCCTGGACAAGGAGGTCACCGTCGCCAGCAACCCCTCCGCGCAGGCCGGGTCCTTCACCGAGCTGCTCaccggggcgggggcggcgtcggCCATTGCCACCGCGGCTCCGCGCAGGCAGTCctggcagcaacagcagcagcagcccgTTTCCGCGGTCACCGCGGACCGCGTCGGCATCGCGCACCCCGGTAAAGGCAGCGGCGCGCAGGTGGTGCCGACGTACCCCGGCTTCAGATTCGGCAATGCGCCCCCGTTCGGCATGCAGCCGGCGCAGCCGTTCAACTTCGGCCCCTCCGCCCAGAACCAGATGACGCAGTTCTCGCTCGTCCAGGGCGGGCtggcggcggctccggctccggctcaagCCGGAGACTACAGCCTCGACTTCTCGATGAACTCCGGTTACATGGGTGCCACCAGGGGGGCCCTTCAGTCCAATTCGCCGCACTTCTCCagccaccaccaccagcagcagcagcagcggcagctcCAGGACCTGGACGACGGTCCGAGCCCTCCCTTCCTGTACGCgaacgccgccgccaccgccccgcacCTCGCGTCGGAGAACCACCTCACGGCGACCGCGGCGATGCAGCTGTGGAACGGGTTGCAGCACGCCGGCATGAAGGAGAAGAGCAAGAACTGATCACCCCGATTCTCCAGCGGTAAGACTGTCTCGCCCCCTTATTACCATTGATTGATTGGTTCAAGATTAGATTCGTTATATTGGCATGGCTGCAAACTTTTTGGCGCTGCTCGAGGTGTCCTCGTGTCCTTCAAAAGTCCCACAGAGCACAAATCATGCTTGGTTACGAAGGACGGGTGTCGAAATCTTAGCGGGAGGTGTCTGCATTTAGCTGAATTTGCATGGTTTGAGCCAAACAGGTGTCGATTGCTTCCCTTTGGGAGGGGATAGGAGACCGGCCAATCACATGGGCTGTGAATTGTGATTGCCCGGCATTTTGCATTGTCCCTGGTATAATACAGTAATAGTATGATCATCACAGTAATTCATTCTCAAGGCCACAGTTGCTAGTTTTGGGCACAACCTTTATAACAACATTTGTCAGCTTCATCTTAATGTAGTTACTGTTCATATTTATCTTTGCTACGCCACTGATATTTGTCGTCATACAACTATCACAACGGGCATcctgatgtgctttagcaaaactgttattGAACACAACAGTCGACAGGTCCGACATATGCCATGTTTTTTCCATGCACTGGGCTGCAGTAACCTAGACAAATACCCGCTCAGCCTTATTGGTTTAACGTAGCTTGCTTCAGATGTCGGCAAAGTGGTTCCTGGTTGGTTGGTTGGGGATCTAAGTGACTAAGTCTACATGTGCAAAAAAGAAAAACATTTTAGATTAAAAAAATCATACTATCCATAAAACATAGTTTCAGATGTGCTTCACCACCACATAAGTCTGCTATTTTTCATTTTCTACCTTAGTTAGACACCCTGAATCATCTTCCTGCTTTCAATTTTCTATCCAATCAACACTAGGATGTGCATTCCATCAGTAGGTACAAAAGCAGTAGACAGGTGAATGTTTCTGTTCATTGTGCGCTTTCCGCATGCAAATTATACTGTCATTGTGCACTGCATTGACAGAGGTGTCAAGTAGTAGTATCAGACATCCAGATGCTACTGTGTCGGTCTCCAGCGTCTCTTTAGCGTTCAGGCAGCGCCCCTAAAGCCACCACATTTTCTGCTCCACCATGGTTTGGCAGGAACTGCTTTACTGTCGCCTGCATCTTCTTTATACATGCGTTGCCTCTTGAATTAAAAGCTGTCTTACCATTCTGGTACGAGCTCTAGCATCCCAATGATCCCCATTTCTGTCCACCTGCAGGAACCAAAGGCATCAGCATTTTTTTTTGGCTTCGGCAATAATTCATCTCGTGGAGCTGCCGGATCATCGTACGTCCATCACTCGTCCAAGTCTGCTTCGTCCGGCATGAACGAACCCTGCTGTCATTTATTCAGGCAACCATGTGCTGCTTTTTTTTCTCCTTTGAGATGAGGCTGGTGTACAAGTTTTGGGGGAGTTTTTTTTAGATAAAGACTGGCAAAGCAAGCGCCCTGCTGTGTGGGCTCGaatctgttgttgttgttgttgttttagaAACTATATGTCTTTTTTTGTTTGAGATCATTTGGAACCAGTGTCGTTTAGGGTGGGTGGAGGATTCATGTGCCCCGCCTTTGCTGGGCCAGGCTACTCTCAGGTTTGTAGAAACAAGTCCCCCATAGACTTTTCTATTTTCCATTCCATAGCGTTGTTCTCTCCTCTGCCTAGCAGTTGGCTCACATGGGTAGGGCTGGATTAAAGAGCTGCTTGGAGTCTGTGCGAAAATCCGCGATCGGCTCTGTTCATTAAAAAGCGAGCTCCGAGCATGACGAGCTGAGCGATCGAGCGATTGGCTCCATTCATTAAGCCTACGAGCTTTTGGTCCATCCCTACACATGGGGTCGTGAAACAAATAACGTcgagatttttttttttttgaaaaggagttgTTTATTACTCAAGTAATATCGTCGTTACAATCGCGGAAGATCGAATCCAGCACACAGGATGGAACTAATCTGTGCAACACCCCACCACACAACTCTCTACGACCTAACTGAGCTAAATTATGGGCAGTCATGTTTGTATCTCTGCTAACCTTGCACACCTTGGCAATTGTGCCATCCGGGATCTTGTGGAAAAACTCCTTTGCAATGTGACCCAGAGTAGACCAGCCATTTGTCTCTGGTTGGAATGCCTTAACAACAGAGCTACAATCTGTTTTGTTCAGCAAGCTACAATCTGTTTTTGTTCAGCATTGAGCTCGGTGAGTAGTTTAGACCCAGCTTGAGGACCTCAATGCAAGCAATAGCCTCCGCCATGTTTGCACTTGGGCATCGAGTAACATGCCCCCAGGCAGCTGCAAGTGTACATCCCCCCTTTGTGCTGAATGTTAATCCAGGAGCTTTGCTCGCAATGAACTCATCGTTAAGGACAAATCCATcatttatcttctcacacccaaagCTTAGAAATTTGACCAGAAGAACGTTGGGTAGTCTTGAATAGAGTGTTTGGGGAGTTTCATTGGGGTTTATCAAAATAAAATTAATCTAATTATTGTCCATTTCATACTTTGATCTTTGAATGCTTGTGGTGCCTTCATTCACGAGACAAAGACGATCATGTAGTACATTGATGGACTTAATGAGAATCACTTAAGGATATATCTCCTGACAAACCCTTTGAAGTAACTGAAAAGTGGTGGCATTGAGTTGTTCATCAATCACTTCACATGGGGACAAATTTCTTGGAACCCTAAGGTTGAATCCTCGTTTTGTGAGAGCATTTCGGATATGTGATTCAATAGGAAACATCCAATGAACAAAATGTGTTCCGTCAAAGGTGAGTGGAGGACTGGCATAGTGAATATGAGGTGTGGAGGGTGGTGGTGGTGTGTAAGAGGGGCACCAGATGAATCAAAGGTCATCCATGATTTCTCTGCCACTTGAGAAGTGGAGGGCCACATGAATAAAAACATATGAGGGCTTTGGTCGGTTTCTAATTATTTATTCTTCCATGGAAGCGTCTATTTTTACTTTGTAATCGACCATCATCTTCTTTATCTTTGGTCGTATAGGGCAATTGCAAGTCAATGTAGACATCACCAACATCCATCTTTGGCCATATCACTCTTAAGATCATAAAGCCCTTAAAAAGAGTCTTTGCTCTGATATCCattgaaaggatcaagatggaactagagggggtgaataggcctcTACAAATTTGAAGATTTTCATCACAAGTTTTAGGGGTATGGACAAATATGGTTCTTCTAAATGAAACTAAGTGAGGAGCAACCAATACAATGCTAATAAAGGGCAACAACAAGGAAACAAATATGAGTGACAAAGATCTTGGATAGGAATAACCAAATTATTCAAAGGCAAAGATGTATCTGGATATTCACTTCCTTGTGGGGAAACTAGTTACTTTGGGAGGTGCATCTACAAAGAAGATCTCTGAATGCCACAAAGACTAGCCTTCTTCTCCTTGAGCCTCTAGCAAGAAGTAGGATCTCAAATCAACAGTAGTTGGCCTTGAGGTGACCACCAAGCCTTCACAACTGACTTCTTGGAGCCTCCACACCTTCGAATCTTCTCGAACGAAATCCTACCGCTTTAAAGTCTCCAGAACTCTAACAGTCACTACTGCAAATCGGTATAGCACTGGCCGGCCAAATTATATCATCACAGACACGCGAGTGGCTGGTCAGTGTGTCAGGGTCAGTAATGATGTTaccatcatagacgagtcagttaaCATGTCTGTGATAGTTGTCATCAGAATCCACAGGATCCATCGGTGCTCCATAGTAGAAGGGCCCTAATGAGAGTCTTATCATTGACCATCCTTGGTCTAGAGGCCGGCCAGTGATGTAAATTCTTGCTAGTAGAAAAATGTTGCATTGCTAGGAGAGGTCATCCAGTCGGACTACTACTAGCAGTGCAGCCCCAACTTCACAACCATACAAATCATGAcatcacatacacatatttccaatAATCCATTTCACATATACAAAATATCTTACATTGCATTTCAAGCATGGGTTACACATACAAACAATCTCATATATTGCATAGGGTAGCCCTACATACAAACAATTCTATATCATTATTATTGCATTGACACATTTTAACTTACATGATTGTGTATTTTTGTTGGTCTCCGTGTTGTTGTTGTCGCACCATTCATTCCACCCTTCTCCTCGTACATAGATCTCCCATGTTCCATTTGAATATCCTGACTATTGAAGAAAACTCACATtaggggttgatgccttcccacccacccaggttcaaggcatggtacttgcaatttgggtttgttgcaccaattatactgtagggggttcccttacagtctttctgtcaaaaaaagaaagaaaactcaCATTTCTTTCCAAGAGCTAGATATCAGCTTGAACATGGGTAAATGTTGctcaaaaaactagaaaaaaacttAGATATGTAGCAATACAAATTAACTAAAGCGAGCTAGTTCGTAATAACTATACCATTGTCTTGCGGACACCATTTTGAATCATTAGCTGATGCGATTTTACCAGGTAATGTCGTGAAGACTCAAAAAAAATTGTACAATGCGATAGAAATCATGAAGCATCACCAGCGTGACATTTCTGTCGCACtgtacaaaacactcttaaaaaagACTGTTTTATACAGTACACAGAAAGGTCCCAATGGAAACGAGGTGAATTATGTTTCCATGTTTGTAAAAGGACAAACTATACTCAGCTAAGCAATAACGGAAGACAACAACAAGTACTTTATGAGCCTAGCAAAAACACCCACCTAGCATTCTAGATAACAAAATATAGCACCCTCTCCCTCACTTGGATTTTCCAAAAAATGATTGGTTGAGCAAAACAGAGCAGACCTTGTGGATTTCATCGATATTCTTCAATGGTCAAACCAACAATTTGATCCTTTTGTGTAGTGCGACCAAAATAACAATATTTTTCAAGAGTGTGTCCACTTCAGATGAGATTTCAACATACATCACAATGGCATAGCAACTGGAGTGTTTTGTGTGTAACTATTAGCACAACGCATTTAACATACAACACAATGACATAGAAATTAGACGTTATTATTCTTGTAACTATTAGCATAATGGTGTTATAACATATAATTTGCAACATGTTTCTATTTGAAATCACTGTATTGATGACATTAACACATACCAATTGCAACATAATGTTTAAATAAATCTTGGCACAATAAGAATTTTACCCAAGAAAAGAATATAGCAATTGGCAACATCAAGATACATATAACCAATTTGTAATACAACATAACATAGAATTTATATTGCGAACAATATATTCACAATCATAAAAAAATTAGGCATGAATCCAAAAATTATGAGTGTATCCAAGCTCACCATCATAGACGATTCCGTGGCCGAAGAACATGGGAGAGATGCCGGGGCCTATGACCACCCACTGTGGCCCAGGAGACCCGACAACACCACACTAGCGCTTACATCGGTTGTCACACGCCCGCACCACGGGCACACGATGGCACCAGCACGCCACACGCCAGCAAGGGCACCTACTGCATGGCGCGACGACAGGGAGGGTGCATCCAGAGGTAGCCTAGATCCGACAATGGGGTGGTAGCGGGGGATAAGACAGGGTGACAGAGGATTGCGATAGGGTTAAGTGTTAAGGTGGACGGTTGCAGAGGGTTGGGATAGAGTTAAGTACTAAGAGTGGGGGTATATACGCACTTGGATTCATCGCCGACTGACCGCCAAAAATGGCTTGTCAGTGATGATAGTATAATACGGACTAGCTGGAAGATTGTTCCGTCAGTGTTCCTCTACCATAGAATTTTGGTTCTTCATTTCTTGTGCCAATCCCATTTTGACATTTCTAATGTGCCAGAGAATAATGTTGGCCAACTGGTGTCATGGGAAATGCACACTGAGAGTCGGTCAATCCCCACCGTGGCAATTGTCGTCGGTTCAATGCATGCTCATTGGAAACCAAGGCACAGGTAGCTGAGTGATGGCACTAGTAATTGAGGAGGCATGGATGTGTAAAGACTCCATTTCACATGTTTCTCACTGCAGGAAAGAGAGGTTGATGTTTGAATAGACAATAATGACCAACAACTAAAAGGGGAGGGGGTAAGTGATAAGGAATAGCATTGGCATGACATTTTGAAATCCATTTGTGATAAAATTTTGACGTCGAAACGGTTGAGGGGGACATTATAACTGACCGACAAATTTCACTCACCTATGTCAATAGTCTTGGATTGCTTGCAGATGCTTATCACTGATGCGCTTACGTTGGCCCGTCGGTGATGACTCTTATCAGCGACACGTGTCAGTGGCCGATCAGTGATGAGGGGCACTAGTGTGTCGATCTATAATAGTGAGTAACAAGTTTCATTAAGCGCAATGGGATCACTATTTGGCTTGATGGAATAGTAGATCTAACATTCCTCCTTGATTTCTCAAAGTTTCGTGAAGTTGTGCTGGAAGGGTGTGAGATTTGCCAAGATTGACAATGGGGGGGGGCTTCAATTCAAGGATTAGGTCTAGAGGTATAATAAGGGTCTATTTTATATACTTCCCCCATTTCCAGTTGTTGCCACTCAAAGGATGTATAGCCTGGAAATTCGGGCTAATACCAAATATCCAGGCCCTGGAAACCTGAAATGTCTAGAGGCGAAATACACAGCCCAAAATTTAATTTAGGAAATCCAGTGCTGAAATTTGTGGTGTCCAGAGAGGAAGCACCTCACCCAATGCAATGTCCAGAAATCCGGACCTAGTAGCATTAAGACAGTCTAGAGAGCATGCAAAGGAGGGTAATGGGAGGTCTTTGTCATGGAAGCTAAGTGTCTGGCTCTTAGTAGAGGATATGCAGCATATGTGTATATCATGATCCAAACACTTGAACACCACCAGAACCCCTCTATAAGTGTGGTTTCCCTACAACTCAAATAACTGAAATCATTGGAAATTCTAATCGAGCCAACACCTTTACCCTTTTTGATTTGTGGGCTACTCACCTCCATCTGTTTCACAACTAGGGACTAATAATATGTTGATCACTCAATTTGAATATTATACCCAATACTTACATTTCATAAATGCAAGAACCCAATTAGGGTATCGATGCACTTTGAACATCATTCCATGACAACCAAGTCCTAAGGCCATTCATAGCACAGCACAACACGACCATGTTGCAATAGTGTGGGTTGTGCTACCAACCATGGAGATGACTATGTGATCTTATTTACTATTGTACTTTCTGTTGAAACTATAAGATATAAACAAACATACATAATCCACATGATAACGGAACGAGAAGAACCTTGCAAAGATATGCACTGGTATCATCCGCATGAACAATCAGATTGGAAGCAAAAAAGGGATTGATATTTGTTGATATTATTAAAAACAACTATTTGTATATTTGTGTAGGTATGGATAGAAAGCTTGAGACTTGACCCAAGGGAGGTTGAGCAAGATGAGCTCACGCCTTCTTATCAAGCTCATGAAGCTTAGCGAGCCGGCTGAAAGAAACTCACAAGCCGGCTCAGAGGCTCGTTATATAATAGATGCGGTAATAAAAGCAAAATATGCACCAGAAACAGCTGGGCTACTGTGTTATAGTTAGAATATGGAGTAAACCAGCAAATAACTGTTTCAAGCTGGAAAACAACTAAGAAAAAGAAAATATTAAAAGCATTAGACCGTTATGATTTCTAATATAAGAATATATTAAAAAGTTGCTATAAAATTCACCGATATACTTGCTGGATGATAAAGGGAAATCACTAGAGGATACGAAACCCGCTCTTACCATATACACCGGTAGTTAATACAAGACTAACCTTTTAGAGTTtcctcttttctttcctccctTTAGGGGTATTTTGCGATTTCGGGCCCTTTTGATCTTCACCAGCGAGTTCATTTAGTACCCAATGACTATTCATAGAATGGGCTTCGTGTTCATGTGTTGGGCCTAACTTCAGGTTATCATCCCATGGGGCCAAGAGCTTGGGATTTGATTTTTTTACTTTCAGGACCTTCTATGTCTTCAAATTAATTTTCGCGTGCTACGTTGACTCACCCAGCTCGGTTCATCCATCGAACATATGGGGGAGATTCTGGCTTTCGAGGTGAACCTATAAAAAGATGACTTTGAGGGGCCTTTTGGGTCTTAGAATTGTACTTAATAATAGATGTGTAGCACCATCTCTCTTCGAGCTTCAACGTTTATATCACATAACTTGTCCTACATCATTGTGATCATTTCTACTCTCTATAGAGTTGTCGTgcttccctaaagaggaagggtgaagtagTATAGTAGTAgatagtatttcccttagttaggaACCAAGTTTTGTCGAACCAAAAGGAGACGGCACACAAACAACATGAACAATACCTACACACACACAAAGCAAATGCTTGCAACGAATGAAggaaagagggttgtcaatccccttgttctcgccaattgcaaggattaaatccTATAGTGGTAGCTAAACAAAtaaaaaagtaaaaggaaaaacAAAGAGCAATTGTAGGATTATTAGTAACAATAGAGGATGGACCCAGTGGCCATAGTTtaactagaggcatctctctcataaACATAGCATCGGCAGGTAaataaattattgttgggcaattgactgAAGTGCGCATAGTTATGATTGTGATTCTTCATGGCACAATTCATATATATGcattacgtccgtgacaagtacacAGTTAAACTTACtaacgtctactactattactccacgccaagatcgctatccaccatgcatctcaaagtattaagttcatgacaaatagagtaacacatttagcaagatgacataatgtagacgaaGTAAGATCAAGCAATATGTTCAagccccattgttttatccttagtagcaacaatacaatatgtgccttgcaactcctCCTATCACAAAGTAAGGACACAACAAgattgatgttggggaacgttgcataaaataaaaaatttcctacgttcaccaagatcaatctatgagttcatctagcaacaagagaggggagtgcatctacatacccttgtagatcgtgagcggaagcgttcaagagaacggggttgagggagtcgtacccgtcgtgatccaaatcaccggagatcctagcgccgagcggatggcacctccgcgttcaacacacgtacggtcaacgtgacgtctcctccttcttgatccagcaagggggaaggagaggttgatgaagatccagtagcacgatggcgtggtggtggatgcagcagggttccggcagggcttcgccaagcgttt
Above is a window of Triticum dicoccoides isolate Atlit2015 ecotype Zavitan chromosome 5B, WEW_v2.0, whole genome shotgun sequence DNA encoding:
- the LOC119312095 gene encoding transcription factor PCF6-like produces the protein MESADAAGGAPGGGAPPGRGSSAKRMRGVIGSGGGDGMELVPWGSPPQPGQQPPQLQGSASRICRVRASGGKDRHSKVYTSKGIRDRRVRLSVPTAIQFYDLQDRLGFDQPSKAVEWLINAASAAIDELPSLDPAAFANMPADHQAAPRAGKQQQPQGSRSLCSSTSETSKGSELSLSRSDGRVGGGSSLDKEVTVASNPSAQAGSFTELLTGAGAASAIATAAPRRQSWQQQQQQPVSAVTADRVGIAHPGKGSGAQVVPTYPGFRFGNAPPFGMQPAQPFNFGPSAQNQMTQFSLVQGGLAAAPAPAQAGDYSLDFSMNSGYMGATRGALQSNSPHFSSHHHQQQQQRQLQDLDDGPSPPFLYANAAATAPHLASENHLTATAAMQLWNGLQHAGMKEKSKN